A stretch of DNA from Ferviditalea candida:
GGGATGCTCCATGAAAAAACCTCTTTAAATTTTATATTGGTTAAGATCGGTAGGTACTCCCAGATAAAAGCCTTGTCCCAAGCTTACGCCGATTTCCTTGGCCGTTGTTAAATCTTCACGGGTCTCGATGCCTTCAAGGATCATTTGGATGTTATTGTTCCGGCAAAATTTCGCGAAAAACTGAACCAGCTCTTGTTTTTTCTTGGATGCCGATAAACTCTTCGAGAAATATTTGTCCAATTTAATAAAGTCCGGTTCCATCTCCACGATGTTTTTTAGCGTTGCTGCCCCTTCCCCGACATCGTCAATCGCAATGTGATACCCGATTTTTTTCAATTCGGCAATCCGGTGCAAAAAATTCCGATCCGTCCAAAAGTCGCTTTCATCTTTAAATTCATTTATTTCAATCACAACCTTCGTTTTCTCGGCAATATTCTTCGATAGCTGCTCCATAATCTTCAGAAAGCCGCTTGTTACAATAGTCGAAGGAAAAAGGTTGATGAATAAATTTCCCGCCGCTTTGCCGGAAAGCAGTAGAGAATTAAATACACGGACGGCTTTGTCGAGCGAGCTTGCATCCAAATGAGCCATTTTACCCAGACTTCTCGCCGCCTGAAACAGCTGATCCGGTGAATAGTGGTGATCCGATCGCATCAAAGCTTCATGACCGAGCGTATATAAATCACTTAATTGCCGAATCGGTTGAAAATAATGCTGGAACAATTGTTCATCAATCAATTGTTCGATTTGAACTTCAGAATTTGACACAAACTCCCCCCCCAAACTATATTTCTGATTGTTCAAGAACATCTAGCGCCGTTCCGTGAACAAAGTGGCCGAAACTCCCGCCACTTGAGGGGAAATTTTTTCGGCAGCCCAGCCACCATAGGAATTATCCATTAGGTCTGAGGCTTTGCGCCCTCATCTTTCAATGAGTTTGCCTTTGTCGAAACATTGGGTATTTTGCCGCATACATGGATAATTATACCTATATCAAATAATATTACAAGACTATATATACATTTTTTCAGCATTAACTATATATTTAAT
This window harbors:
- a CDS encoding EAL domain-containing protein, whose amino-acid sequence is MSNSEVQIEQLIDEQLFQHYFQPIRQLSDLYTLGHEALMRSDHHYSPDQLFQAARSLGKMAHLDASSLDKAVRVFNSLLLSGKAAGNLFINLFPSTIVTSGFLKIMEQLSKNIAEKTKVVIEINEFKDESDFWTDRNFLHRIAELKKIGYHIAIDDVGEGAATLKNIVEMEPDFIKLDKYFSKSLSASKKKQELVQFFAKFCRNNNIQMILEGIETREDLTTAKEIGVSLGQGFYLGVPTDLNQYKI